One segment of Streptomyces sp. NBC_00576 DNA contains the following:
- a CDS encoding HAD-IA family hydrolase, whose amino-acid sequence MTAQPHPPTVLDILCEGLLFDNDGVLVDSDHGVDQAWSQWARDRDLPPEQVTAMVHGRRSADTVALLVTDPKERPAALASIDRLEVEAAATTTALPGALDFLAGLPRERWAVVTSGVTALARARLKAAGLPTPPVLITADDVSHGKPAPDGYRTAAKKLGFAPARTVVFEDSTAGAKAGAAAGATVIGVGRRGLATDAPVVVRDLRGLKWHDGVLSLAAADLLRS is encoded by the coding sequence ATGACCGCACAGCCCCACCCGCCCACCGTGCTCGACATCCTCTGCGAGGGCCTGCTCTTCGACAACGACGGTGTCCTGGTCGACTCCGACCACGGTGTCGACCAGGCATGGAGCCAATGGGCACGCGACCGCGACCTGCCGCCGGAGCAGGTGACCGCCATGGTGCACGGCCGCCGTTCGGCCGACACCGTCGCACTCCTGGTGACCGACCCGAAGGAGCGACCGGCCGCACTCGCCTCGATCGACCGCCTGGAGGTCGAGGCCGCGGCCACCACCACAGCGCTCCCCGGCGCCCTCGACTTCCTCGCCGGCCTGCCGCGCGAGCGGTGGGCGGTGGTGACCTCCGGAGTCACCGCCCTGGCCCGGGCCCGCCTCAAAGCGGCGGGACTACCCACTCCACCCGTACTCATCACCGCGGACGACGTCAGCCACGGCAAACCGGCCCCCGACGGCTACCGCACGGCGGCCAAGAAGCTGGGCTTCGCCCCGGCGCGGACTGTTGTCTTCGAGGACAGTACCGCGGGGGCGAAGGCCGGAGCCGCAGCGGGCGCAACCGTCATCGGAGTCGGCCGGCGCGGACTGGCCACCGACGCCCCCGTCGTCGTCCGCGACCTGCGCGGCCTGAAATGGCACGACGGCGTACTCAGTCTCGCCGCCGCGGACCTGCTGCGGTCCTGA
- a CDS encoding hydroxyacid dehydrogenase gives MSTPSPTPKPVVVLRPTPQRTDRIFTAATLESLRDRFTVVDLEKDPSEEALEEVLPDAFAIVGQPDLPAGRLARAGRLRALMNVEGNFFPNVDYATCFERGIHVLGCGPAYAQAVAEYSLGLALDLARGISREDRAFRAGRERYVSDGNADAVLLQGSDVGLVGFGNLGRSLNRLLAPFRPTIRVYDPWLPPGVLHEHGVLPASLDETLSRSRFVFVLATVTDDSRHLIGERELDLLPDGARLVLVSRAPVVDYPALLAQVARGRLLAGIDVWPDEPVAADDPARALEGLVLSAHRAGGIPEAFRTIGDMVLDDLTLLAQGLPPVRMQSAARELVGRYRNRPVA, from the coding sequence GTGAGCACCCCGTCCCCCACCCCCAAGCCCGTGGTGGTCCTGCGCCCCACCCCACAGCGCACGGACCGCATCTTCACCGCCGCCACCCTGGAGTCGCTCCGCGACCGCTTCACCGTGGTGGACCTGGAGAAGGATCCCTCCGAAGAAGCACTTGAGGAGGTTCTGCCCGACGCCTTCGCGATCGTCGGACAGCCCGACCTGCCGGCCGGGCGGCTCGCCCGCGCGGGCAGGTTGCGCGCTCTTATGAACGTCGAAGGCAACTTCTTCCCCAACGTCGACTACGCGACCTGTTTCGAGCGCGGAATCCACGTCCTGGGCTGCGGACCCGCCTACGCACAGGCGGTCGCCGAGTACTCCCTCGGACTCGCCCTCGACCTTGCCCGGGGCATCAGCCGTGAGGACCGCGCCTTCCGCGCCGGACGGGAGCGGTACGTCTCCGACGGCAACGCCGACGCCGTACTGCTGCAAGGCTCCGATGTGGGCCTGGTCGGCTTCGGCAACCTCGGCCGCAGCCTCAACCGGCTCCTCGCCCCCTTCCGGCCCACCATCCGCGTGTACGACCCCTGGCTGCCGCCCGGCGTCCTGCACGAACACGGTGTGCTGCCTGCCTCACTGGACGAGACCCTGTCCCGCAGCCGCTTCGTGTTCGTGCTGGCCACTGTCACGGACGACAGCCGCCACCTGATCGGGGAACGCGAACTCGATCTGCTGCCCGACGGCGCCCGCCTCGTCCTGGTCAGCCGCGCCCCGGTCGTCGACTACCCGGCACTCCTCGCCCAGGTCGCGCGGGGACGCCTGCTCGCGGGCATCGACGTGTGGCCGGACGAACCGGTCGCCGCCGACGACCCGGCCCGTGCTCTCGAGGGTCTCGTGCTGTCCGCCCACCGGGCGGGCGGCATCCCGGAAGCCTTCCGGACCATCGGCGACATGGTCCTCGACGACCTGACCCTCCTCGCTCAGGGGCTTCCACCTGTCCGTATGCAGAGCGCCGCCCGTGAACTGGTCGGCCGCTACCGCAACCGCCCCGTGGCCTGA
- a CDS encoding helix-turn-helix transcriptional regulator: MSGTSPPPPAGAPRCFSACRTPRSRSAEGEYYAKLERGNLAGVSPAVLESVARALQLDDAERAHLLHLAQAQEGSDTLARPRSRSGRQRALPKSLQWTLDVVTAGPALVTNGRQDLLAANPLGRAFFTDLYDSDTQPPNMARFQFLDPAARRFYPDWEHIADMTVDVLRTEAGRNPHDKGLHDLVGELSTRSDAFRTRWGAHNVRRHGTGVKRFHHPLVGELTLTWHGSAVDDEPGLTLLIYTAEPGSPSEEALRLLASWAASQGGASPADRL, translated from the coding sequence CTGAGCGGGACGTCGCCACCACCGCCTGCCGGGGCGCCCCGCTGCTTCAGCGCATGCCGGACGCCCCGTTCACGGTCAGCCGAGGGCGAGTACTACGCCAAGCTGGAACGCGGCAACCTCGCCGGCGTCTCACCCGCGGTGCTCGAATCGGTCGCCCGCGCGCTCCAGCTCGACGACGCCGAACGGGCCCACCTGCTTCACCTGGCCCAGGCTCAGGAGGGCTCCGACACACTCGCTCGTCCCAGGTCACGTTCCGGCCGGCAGCGGGCCTTGCCCAAGAGCCTGCAGTGGACGCTGGACGTCGTCACCGCCGGACCCGCGCTCGTCACCAACGGCCGCCAGGACCTGCTCGCCGCCAACCCGCTCGGCCGCGCCTTCTTCACCGACCTCTACGACAGCGACACCCAGCCGCCCAACATGGCCCGCTTCCAGTTCCTCGACCCGGCCGCACGCCGCTTCTACCCGGACTGGGAGCACATCGCCGACATGACCGTGGACGTGCTGCGCACCGAGGCCGGCCGCAACCCGCACGACAAAGGCCTCCACGACCTGGTGGGCGAACTCTCCACCCGCAGCGACGCCTTCCGCACCCGCTGGGGCGCCCACAACGTCCGCCGTCACGGCACCGGCGTCAAACGCTTCCATCACCCGCTCGTCGGCGAACTCACCCTCACCTGGCACGGCTCGGCCGTGGACGACGAACCCGGTCTCACCCTCCTCATCTACACGGCCGAACCAGGCTCACCCTCCGAAGAAGCCCTGCGCCTGCTCGCCTCCTGGGCCGCGTCCCAGGGCGGCGCCTCCCCTGCCGATCGCCTCTGA
- a CDS encoding bifunctional sugar phosphate isomerase/epimerase/4-hydroxyphenylpyruvate dioxygenase family protein, whose protein sequence is MRTSIATVSLSGSLTEKLTAASRAGFDGVEIFENDLLASPLTPEEIRARCADLGLTIDLYQPMRDIEAVPEDEFARNLRRARHKFELMGRLGTDTVLVCSSVSPLALDDDTLAAAQLSRLADLAQDFGVRVAYEALAWGRHVNTYDHAWSIVEAADHPALGTCLDSFHILSRGSEPKDLEGIADIPGEKIFFLQLADAPLLAMDVLQWSRHYRCFPGQGGFDIAGLLQHVVRAGYDGPLSLEVFNDVFRQAEAGPTAVDARRSLLVLQESVGLARLPEPVVPTGIAFAELVTPDAEPVAAVLGALGLSRTARHRSKPVDLWECGEARILVNTGPAARRDGAGLAAVGLESPDPTGAARRAEALLAPVLPRRRAPEDAPLDAVAAPDGTELFFCATHRPELPNWRTDFEAIGTVGDVGGGVDRIDHLALTQPWHHFDEAALFHRSVLGLHGQESVDVADPYGLFRSRAVTNSVGSVRIALAVGPAPTEDETRAQHIALATDDVVTAARRFRAAGGRLLPMPANYYDDLAARYEFTEGELATYRELGILYDRDAQGEFRHCYTQTVGRVFFELVQRDGDYQGYGAQNAPVRLAAQHAQRPLR, encoded by the coding sequence GTGCGTACGTCCATCGCCACCGTGTCGCTCAGCGGCTCCCTGACCGAGAAGCTCACGGCCGCCTCCCGGGCCGGCTTCGACGGGGTCGAGATCTTCGAGAACGACCTGCTCGCCAGCCCTCTCACCCCCGAGGAGATCCGCGCCCGCTGCGCCGACCTCGGTCTCACCATCGACCTCTACCAGCCGATGCGCGACATCGAGGCCGTGCCCGAGGACGAGTTCGCCCGCAACCTGCGCCGCGCCCGGCACAAGTTCGAGCTGATGGGGCGGCTCGGCACCGACACCGTCCTCGTCTGCTCCAGCGTCTCCCCGCTCGCCCTCGACGACGACACGCTCGCCGCCGCCCAACTGAGCCGCCTGGCGGACCTGGCCCAGGACTTCGGCGTCCGCGTCGCCTACGAGGCGCTCGCGTGGGGGCGGCACGTCAACACGTACGACCACGCCTGGAGCATCGTCGAGGCCGCCGATCATCCCGCGCTCGGCACCTGCCTCGACAGCTTCCACATCCTCTCCCGGGGCTCGGAACCCAAGGACCTCGAAGGCATTGCGGACATCCCCGGCGAGAAGATCTTCTTCCTCCAGTTGGCCGACGCCCCGCTGCTCGCCATGGACGTGCTGCAGTGGAGCCGCCACTACCGCTGCTTCCCGGGGCAGGGCGGCTTCGACATCGCAGGGCTTCTCCAGCACGTCGTGCGAGCCGGCTACGACGGTCCGCTCTCCCTGGAAGTCTTCAACGACGTCTTCCGACAGGCCGAGGCCGGACCCACCGCCGTCGACGCCCGACGCTCCCTCCTCGTCCTCCAGGAAAGCGTCGGCCTCGCCCGGCTGCCCGAACCCGTCGTCCCCACCGGCATCGCCTTCGCCGAACTCGTCACCCCCGACGCCGAACCGGTCGCGGCGGTCCTCGGCGCCCTCGGCCTCAGCCGTACGGCGCGCCACCGCAGCAAGCCCGTCGACCTATGGGAGTGCGGCGAGGCCCGCATCCTCGTCAACACCGGCCCGGCCGCACGCCGTGACGGCGCCGGACTCGCCGCCGTCGGTCTGGAATCACCGGACCCGACAGGTGCCGCCCGCCGCGCCGAGGCCCTCCTCGCCCCGGTCCTGCCCCGCCGCCGCGCCCCCGAGGACGCCCCGCTCGACGCGGTCGCCGCCCCCGACGGCACCGAACTCTTCTTCTGCGCCACGCACCGCCCCGAACTCCCCAACTGGCGCACCGACTTCGAGGCCATCGGGACCGTCGGGGACGTCGGGGGCGGCGTCGATCGCATCGACCACCTGGCCCTCACCCAGCCCTGGCACCACTTCGACGAAGCGGCCCTCTTCCACCGCAGCGTGCTCGGGCTGCACGGCCAGGAGAGTGTCGACGTCGCCGATCCGTACGGGCTCTTCCGCAGCCGCGCCGTCACCAACTCCGTCGGCAGCGTACGGATAGCGCTCGCCGTCGGCCCCGCGCCCACCGAGGACGAGACCCGCGCCCAGCACATCGCGCTGGCCACCGACGACGTCGTCACCGCCGCCCGGCGCTTCCGGGCAGCGGGCGGCAGACTGCTGCCGATGCCCGCGAACTACTACGACGACCTGGCGGCCCGATACGAGTTCACCGAGGGCGAGTTGGCGACCTACCGCGAACTCGGCATCCTCTACGACCGGGACGCCCAGGGCGAGTTCAGGCACTGCTACACGCAGACCGTGGGCCGCGTCTTCTTCGAACTGGTCCAGCGTGACGGCGACTACCAGGGTTACGGCGCCCAGAACGCACCGGTGAGGCTCGCCGCACAGCACGCACAACGCCCGCTGCGCTGA
- a CDS encoding shikimate dehydrogenase: MAKDSFLVGLIGSGIGPSLSPELHEREADRQGLRYLYRLIDIDTLGVEAHAVGDLVRAARDLGFDGLNITHPCKQLVIEHLDGLDAQAEALGAVNTVVFEDGRAIGHNTDVTGFAASFARGLPDAPLDRVVQLGAGGAGAAVAHATLTLGAGQVTVVDALPDRAADLAASLNRHFGAGRASAATPDRLGALIGGADGVSAIDGLVHATPTGMATHPGLPIPAELLHPGLWVAEVVYRPLETELLRTARAIGCATLDGGGMAVFQAADAFRLFTGREPDTARMLADIAELAGALPAPK, encoded by the coding sequence GTGGCCAAGGACTCGTTTCTCGTCGGGCTCATCGGCTCCGGCATCGGTCCGTCGCTGAGCCCCGAGCTGCACGAGCGGGAAGCCGACCGGCAGGGGCTGCGCTATCTGTACCGGCTGATCGACATCGACACGCTGGGCGTCGAGGCGCACGCGGTGGGCGATCTCGTACGGGCCGCCCGCGACCTCGGATTCGACGGCTTGAACATCACCCACCCGTGCAAGCAGCTCGTCATCGAACACCTCGACGGCCTCGATGCGCAGGCCGAGGCGCTCGGCGCCGTCAACACCGTGGTCTTCGAGGACGGTCGTGCGATCGGCCACAACACCGACGTGACCGGCTTCGCCGCGTCCTTCGCCCGCGGACTGCCCGACGCCCCGCTGGACCGGGTCGTACAGCTCGGGGCCGGTGGGGCGGGCGCGGCCGTCGCGCATGCCACGCTCACCCTTGGCGCCGGTCAGGTCACCGTCGTCGACGCGCTGCCCGATCGCGCCGCCGACCTCGCCGCGTCCCTCAACCGGCACTTCGGCGCCGGCCGGGCGAGCGCTGCGACGCCCGACCGGCTGGGGGCGCTGATCGGCGGGGCCGACGGCGTCAGCGCCATCGATGGCTTGGTGCACGCGACGCCCACCGGTATGGCGACCCATCCTGGCCTGCCCATTCCCGCCGAACTGCTGCATCCCGGCCTCTGGGTCGCCGAGGTGGTCTACCGCCCGCTGGAGACCGAGCTGCTGCGCACGGCCAGGGCGATCGGCTGCGCCACGCTCGACGGCGGCGGCATGGCTGTCTTCCAGGCCGCGGACGCGTTCCGGCTCTTCACCGGCCGGGAACCCGACACCGCGCGCATGCTGGCGGACATCGCGGAACTGGCGGGCGCGCTACCGGCGCCGAAGTAG
- a CDS encoding TetR/AcrR family transcriptional regulator gives MTSVEEPAHTHGRIRDAVRTRAEILDVATKEFARAGLAGARVDEIAALTRTTKRMIYYYFGGKEQLFTAVLERAYSAIRQAEQDLDVEHLDPVAAIRRLAELTFDHHEAHPDFIRLVSIENIHEGEHIAASEQLGKIGSPALEVIHRILESGRKSGLFTAEVDAVDLHAMISSFCFFRVSNRHTFGALFGRDLTAPDQREHYRAMLGDMVIAYLTADRTA, from the coding sequence ATGACCAGCGTCGAAGAACCGGCACACACACACGGGCGCATCCGCGACGCCGTCCGGACCAGGGCCGAGATCCTCGACGTGGCCACCAAGGAGTTCGCCCGAGCCGGCCTGGCGGGCGCCCGGGTGGACGAGATCGCCGCCCTCACCCGCACCACCAAGCGGATGATCTATTACTACTTCGGCGGCAAGGAGCAGCTGTTCACAGCCGTCCTGGAGCGCGCGTACTCCGCGATCCGGCAGGCCGAACAGGACCTCGACGTCGAGCACCTGGACCCGGTCGCGGCCATCCGACGCCTGGCGGAGCTCACCTTCGACCACCATGAGGCGCACCCCGACTTCATCCGCCTGGTGAGTATCGAGAACATCCACGAGGGCGAGCACATCGCCGCCTCCGAGCAGCTCGGGAAGATCGGCTCGCCCGCGCTGGAGGTGATCCACCGGATCCTGGAGTCGGGCCGCAAGTCGGGCCTGTTCACGGCCGAGGTGGACGCCGTGGACCTGCACGCCATGATCAGCTCCTTCTGCTTCTTCCGGGTGTCCAACCGGCACACCTTCGGCGCGCTGTTCGGCCGTGACCTGACGGCCCCGGACCAGCGGGAGCACTACCGGGCGATGCTCGGGGACATGGTCATCGCCTATCTGACGGCGGACCGCACGGCCTGA
- a CDS encoding MFS transporter, protein MADSVAPRDPAAPLDAPPGGQPRKAATAAWIGSALEYYDFFIYGSAAALIFPKVFFDESDPATATLLSLGTFGVAYAARPVGALFLGHFGDRVGRKKIMVFTLILMGLSTFLIGCLPTRDQVGTLAPVLLVLCRVLQGISAAGEQASANSMTLEHAPPNRRGFFTSFTLSGTQGGQLLATLVFIPIAAMPEDQLLSWGWRVPFWLSIAVAVVGYVIRRKLEETPAFARQAAAEGVVKMPLLILLREHWADVLRVIAGALVASVSTIFTVWALAYATSDLVGMNRSSMLWVAALANLVALAAIPLWATLSDRIGRRPVFLAGAAGSGVMMFVYLWAISTGSYPLILVLGIATFGLVYSAANATWPSFYGEMFSTRVRLSGMAIGTQIGFAVAGFAVTFAAEIAGPDGDDWFSVALFTAALCIPPVLAAITARETHRVPTERLGERGAENLATRETVSA, encoded by the coding sequence GTGGCGGATTCCGTCGCACCCCGCGACCCCGCAGCACCCTTGGACGCCCCGCCGGGTGGCCAGCCGAGGAAGGCCGCCACGGCCGCCTGGATCGGCAGCGCGCTGGAGTACTACGACTTCTTCATCTACGGCAGTGCGGCCGCCCTGATCTTCCCCAAGGTCTTCTTCGACGAGTCCGACCCGGCCACGGCGACCCTGCTGTCGCTGGGCACGTTCGGTGTCGCGTACGCCGCCCGCCCCGTCGGCGCGCTCTTCCTCGGGCACTTCGGTGACCGGGTCGGCCGCAAGAAGATCATGGTCTTCACGCTGATCCTGATGGGCCTGTCGACCTTCCTCATCGGCTGTCTGCCCACCCGCGACCAGGTCGGCACCCTCGCCCCGGTCCTGCTCGTGCTCTGCCGCGTCCTCCAGGGCATCTCGGCCGCCGGAGAGCAGGCCAGCGCCAACTCCATGACGCTCGAACACGCCCCGCCGAACCGGCGCGGCTTCTTCACCAGTTTCACCCTGAGCGGCACGCAGGGCGGGCAGCTCCTCGCCACGCTGGTCTTCATCCCGATCGCCGCGATGCCCGAGGACCAGCTGCTGTCCTGGGGCTGGCGTGTGCCGTTCTGGCTGAGCATCGCGGTCGCCGTCGTCGGCTATGTCATCCGCCGCAAGCTGGAGGAGACCCCGGCCTTCGCCCGGCAGGCCGCCGCCGAGGGTGTCGTGAAGATGCCGCTGCTGATCCTGCTGCGCGAGCACTGGGCGGACGTCCTGCGGGTGATCGCGGGCGCACTGGTCGCCTCGGTCTCCACGATCTTCACGGTGTGGGCGCTGGCGTACGCGACCAGCGACTTGGTCGGCATGAACCGCTCGTCCATGCTGTGGGTGGCCGCGCTCGCCAACCTGGTCGCGCTGGCCGCGATTCCGCTCTGGGCCACGCTCTCCGACCGCATCGGCCGCCGCCCGGTGTTCCTGGCCGGCGCCGCCGGCAGCGGGGTCATGATGTTCGTCTACCTGTGGGCGATCTCCACGGGCTCGTACCCGCTGATCCTGGTCCTCGGCATCGCCACCTTCGGCCTGGTCTACAGCGCCGCGAACGCCACGTGGCCCTCCTTCTACGGCGAGATGTTCTCGACCCGGGTACGCCTGTCGGGCATGGCGATCGGCACACAGATCGGCTTCGCAGTCGCCGGCTTCGCGGTCACCTTCGCCGCGGAGATCGCCGGTCCGGACGGGGACGACTGGTTCTCCGTCGCCCTGTTCACGGCGGCCCTGTGCATCCCACCGGTGCTGGCCGCGATCACGGCGCGCGAGACCCACCGGGTGCCGACGGAGCGGCTCGGCGAGCGCGGCGCCGAGAACCTCGCGACGCGCGAGACCGTGTCGGCCTGA